One genomic window of Microbacterium sp. BH-3-3-3 includes the following:
- a CDS encoding ABC transporter ATP-binding protein codes for MRDVAITHLDAATPTPSALRLDVHPGDVVLLLGPSGSGKSTAALAMNGLIPHAVPATVEGTVSVGGKDAATTPVAELATTVAMVFQDPDAQLVTGTVLDEVAFGPENLRLPVEVVLARTEEALRRVGLWERRHDAPDVLSGGGRQRLAIACALAMGSPLLVLDEPTANLDPRGVDDVYAALRDVVAEGDRAIVLVEHNLDAAMGLVDRVVALDATGRVVADGGVDDVLRDRAEQLHALGVWLPTATLAALRLRRAGYDITPLPLTPRELGRALETIAPPATAPAPPHPRRGIGDPLVQVQGLTISRGRTRVLHGVDLSVGAGEFVAVVGANGAGKTTLVQALAGVLRPPRGTVRIAGLDVRRTDPRTLSRHVGFVFQNPEHQFIATTVFDEIAHGLRRQRLSDNEVRARTEALLQRFGLADKAAMHPFLLSGGQKRRLSVGTALVGGARLLVLDEPTFGQDRARAEELLRLLDDLRDDGTTIIVVTHDMQVVAEHADRVIVVDDGRIAADGPVGNVFDDEDVVRRAGLSTPALRRAFTGLQRHPELASLMRLRDLPGGSA; via the coding sequence ATGCGCGACGTGGCCATCACCCACCTCGACGCCGCGACGCCCACCCCCTCCGCGCTGCGTCTGGACGTGCACCCCGGTGACGTGGTGCTGCTGCTCGGTCCGAGCGGATCGGGGAAGTCCACGGCGGCGCTCGCCATGAACGGCCTCATCCCGCACGCCGTGCCCGCCACGGTGGAGGGCACGGTGAGCGTCGGGGGAAAGGATGCCGCGACCACGCCCGTCGCCGAGCTCGCGACCACCGTGGCCATGGTCTTCCAAGACCCCGATGCACAGCTCGTGACGGGCACCGTTCTCGACGAGGTGGCGTTCGGACCCGAGAACCTGCGGCTCCCCGTCGAGGTCGTGCTCGCCCGCACCGAAGAGGCCCTGCGCCGCGTGGGCCTGTGGGAGCGTCGCCACGACGCCCCCGACGTGCTCTCCGGCGGCGGACGTCAGCGTCTGGCCATCGCCTGCGCGCTGGCGATGGGCTCGCCCCTGCTCGTGCTCGACGAGCCGACCGCCAACCTCGACCCTCGCGGCGTCGACGACGTGTACGCGGCGCTGCGCGACGTCGTCGCCGAGGGTGACCGGGCGATCGTGCTCGTCGAGCACAACCTGGATGCGGCGATGGGTCTGGTCGACCGCGTCGTCGCCCTGGATGCCACGGGCCGGGTGGTCGCCGACGGCGGCGTCGACGACGTGCTGCGCGACCGCGCGGAGCAGTTGCACGCGCTCGGGGTGTGGCTGCCCACGGCCACCCTCGCGGCCCTGCGCCTGCGACGGGCGGGATACGACATCACCCCCTTGCCGCTGACCCCTCGCGAGTTGGGACGGGCGCTCGAGACGATCGCCCCGCCCGCGACGGCACCCGCTCCCCCACACCCGCGACGAGGCATCGGCGACCCCCTCGTGCAGGTACAGGGGCTGACGATCTCGCGCGGACGCACGCGCGTGCTCCACGGCGTCGACCTGTCCGTCGGCGCGGGCGAGTTCGTCGCCGTCGTCGGCGCCAACGGCGCGGGAAAGACGACCCTCGTGCAGGCCCTGGCCGGGGTGCTGCGCCCACCGCGCGGAACCGTGCGGATCGCGGGGCTCGACGTTCGCCGCACCGATCCGCGCACGCTTTCGCGTCACGTGGGTTTCGTGTTCCAGAACCCCGAGCACCAGTTCATCGCGACGACCGTGTTCGACGAGATCGCCCACGGCCTTCGCCGACAGCGGCTCTCCGACAACGAGGTCCGCGCGCGCACCGAGGCGCTGTTGCAGCGGTTCGGCCTCGCCGACAAGGCCGCGATGCACCCCTTCCTGCTGTCGGGCGGTCAGAAGCGGCGACTGTCGGTGGGAACCGCGCTCGTCGGCGGCGCCCGACTGCTCGTGCTCGACGAACCCACGTTCGGACAGGACCGCGCCCGCGCCGAGGAACTGCTGCGCCTGCTCGACGACCTGCGCGACGACGGCACGACCATCATCGTCGTGACCCACGACATGCAGGTGGTCGCCGAGCACGCCGACCGCGTGATCGTCGTCGACGACGGCCGGATCGCCGCCGACGGACCGGTCGGCAATGTCTTCGACGACGAGGACGTCGTCCGACGCGCGGGCCTCAGCACTCCCGCGCTGCGGCGCGCCTTCACCGGTCTGCAGCGGCATCCCGAGCTCGCGTCGCTGATGCGACTGCGCGACCTTCCGGGCGGGTCGGCATGA
- a CDS encoding energy-coupling factor transporter transmembrane protein EcfT, translating to MTAPTTAPTRTDTTAVTRGRRGTRWLGGLNPLAKIAGPAAAMIALVFVRDLTTPIAFLCLAYVLLLTGTRLTRRLVALLAGVVPLSIVVIGLGFSLWVDPARVEDTTALIRIGEWALTDGAVSTGLSTALRLAAIMTLAFVGGLTTSGPDLVRALVQNLRVPYRIGYAALAAIRFVPRFGHELDVIRQAHRVRGTRGGVLSAPARGIGYVVPLLAGAIRHAERVALAMDARAFGAHPDRTERHRVPWRRGDTVFTLAFWAISAALFVVPRLSV from the coding sequence ATGACCGCCCCCACCACGGCACCGACACGCACCGACACGACCGCCGTCACCCGCGGCCGGCGCGGCACGCGGTGGCTCGGGGGCCTCAACCCGCTCGCCAAGATCGCGGGCCCGGCCGCCGCCATGATCGCGCTGGTCTTCGTGCGCGACCTGACCACTCCGATCGCGTTCCTCTGCCTCGCCTACGTCCTGCTCCTGACCGGAACGCGTCTCACCCGGCGTCTCGTCGCCCTCCTCGCCGGGGTGGTGCCCCTCTCGATCGTGGTGATCGGCCTGGGCTTCTCGCTCTGGGTCGACCCGGCCCGCGTGGAGGACACCACCGCGTTGATCCGCATCGGGGAGTGGGCGCTCACCGACGGGGCGGTGTCCACGGGTCTGTCGACCGCGCTGCGGCTGGCCGCGATCATGACGCTCGCCTTCGTCGGCGGACTGACCACCTCGGGCCCCGACCTGGTGCGGGCATTGGTGCAGAACCTGCGCGTGCCCTACCGCATCGGCTACGCGGCTCTCGCGGCGATCCGCTTCGTCCCGCGCTTCGGTCACGAGCTCGACGTGATCCGCCAGGCGCACCGCGTGCGGGGAACGCGGGGCGGCGTGCTCTCGGCACCCGCGCGCGGGATCGGATACGTCGTGCCCCTTCTGGCCGGGGCCATCCGCCACGCCGAACGTGTCGCCCTCGCGATGGATGCGCGGGCGTTCGGCGCCCACCCCGACCGCACCGAGCGCCACCGCGTGCCCTGGCGCCGGGGCGACACCGTCTTCACCCTGGCGTTCTGGGCGATCTCGGCCGCCCTCTTCGTCGTTCCCCGCCTGTCCGTCTGA
- a CDS encoding ECF transporter S component: protein MSRISTVFLLTCAAIGVAGGIMLTAANWVSTVLFAAAPFAAVALAGLWLVPAAVAMRLLERPGSALLVGLISGLVAAPLSGYGWGSVATNLWWAFFVELPFLVVLYRFFHRWQFFAGAVVVAAVYPTLAWASFGLDTFAPLTVVLFYLLTLVASAAGMAIGIAVADALRRAGVARLARRRPRTSAT, encoded by the coding sequence ATGTCGCGCATCTCGACCGTCTTCCTGCTCACCTGCGCCGCCATCGGCGTCGCCGGCGGCATCATGCTGACCGCCGCCAACTGGGTGTCGACGGTGCTGTTCGCCGCCGCGCCGTTCGCGGCGGTGGCACTCGCCGGGCTGTGGCTGGTGCCCGCGGCCGTCGCGATGCGCCTACTCGAACGCCCCGGTTCCGCGCTGCTGGTCGGGCTCATCTCGGGCCTCGTGGCCGCGCCGCTCTCCGGGTACGGGTGGGGCAGCGTCGCGACCAACCTCTGGTGGGCCTTCTTCGTCGAGCTGCCGTTCCTCGTCGTGCTGTACCGGTTCTTCCACCGGTGGCAGTTCTTCGCCGGAGCCGTCGTGGTGGCAGCCGTCTACCCGACCCTCGCCTGGGCGTCCTTCGGACTCGACACGTTCGCGCCCCTCACCGTCGTGCTCTTCTACCTGCTCACGCTCGTGGCATCCGCTGCCGGGATGGCGATCGGCATCGCCGTCGCCGATGCTCTGCGCCGCGCGGGAGTCGCACGCCTCGCTCGCCGCCGCCCGCGGACGAGCGCCACCTGA